A single region of the Coregonus clupeaformis isolate EN_2021a chromosome 16, ASM2061545v1, whole genome shotgun sequence genome encodes:
- the LOC121584966 gene encoding phospholipid phosphatase 5 produces MKRGLLRGLLPEVSIRLLFLVVFLVTEQLPPFIREIQAEEMWLYRFHRVENDHVPTSLMFSVACFTPFLVILLFTFLKRAERGDVREASLAVTLALVLNGVFTNAIKLVVGRPRPDFFYRCFPDGQMNLEMHCSGDPEVVMEGRKSFPSGHSSFAFTGLGFTALYVGGKLRCFSLGGQGRAWRMCLFLAPLLLAFMIALSRTCDYKHHWQDVLVGSGLGLVFSWLCYRQHYPSLQDPDCHRPLRHRETVPAVQERKLANSNYILPL; encoded by the exons ATGAAGAGGGGTTTGCTGCGTGGCTTACTGCCAGAGGTGTCTATCCGACTGCTGTTTCTGGTTGTCTTCCT TGTGACAGAGCAGCTTCCACCCTTTATTCGTGAGATCCAGGCAGAGGAGATGTGGCTGTATAGGTTTCACAGAGTGGAGAACGACCATGTCCCCACCTCTCTCATGTTT AGCGTGGCATGTTTCACTCCATTCCTGGTGATCCTGCTTTTCACCTTTctgaagagagctgagagaggagacGTGAGAGAGGCCTCACTAG CGGTGACTCTGGCTCTGGTACTGAACGGAGTTTTCACCAACGCCATCAAGCTGGTCGTAGGCCG gcCGCGGCCAGACTTCTTCTACCGCTGTTTCCCAGATGGACAGATGAACCTGGAGATGCACTGCAGCGGCGACCCGGAAGTGGTCATGGAGGGCAGGAAGAGCTTTCCCAGTGGACACTCCTCCT TTGCATTCACCGGACTgggcttcacagcgctgtatgtgGGGGGTAAGCTGCGGTGCTTTAGTCTGGGGGGTCAGGGCAGGGCCTGGAGAATGTGTCTCttcctcgctcctctcctcctagCCTTCATGATCGCTCTCTCCAGGACCTGCGACTACAAACACCACTGGCAAG ATGTGTTGGTGGGTTCTGGTCTGGGCCTGGTGTtctcttggctctgctacagacAGCACTACCCCTCCCTCCAGGACCCTGACTGTCACCGGCCACTACGCCACAGAGAGACtgttcctgctgtgcaggaacgcAAGCTGGCCAACTCCAACTACATATTACCCCTATAG